A region of the Kribbella sp. NBC_01245 genome:
CGTGCCAAGAACCCAACAGCGAACAGTCGACGGGAGTACGACAACCCGCCGCATTGGATGGTGCTGGATGCGCCACAGATGGCCGTCTTGGGTCTGTGTGCCGGCTGCGCTGGGTGGCCGTACCAGTACTCGAATGGTCTTGTATCACTAGCGATTCCCGTGCACAGTCCTTCAGTAAGGGTCGCGGGCAATGGTGCCCGCGAGGGGGAGGGGAAACACCATGAACGGTTTGCTTCGCCGTGCGCTCGTGACAGGAGTCGGCTCGATCGCGATCGTGGGAGTCGCCGCGCTACCGGCCAACGCGCACTTCTGCTTCAAGACTCACCTGAACGCCATGGCGGCACAGGGAATGGCCGGTTCGTCGAACTGGGTGTCGTTCGGTGATCTGGCAGCTCAGTTCATGCCGGATCTGTGTTCGGCGGGAATCGAGCACCTCGCCACGGCAGCCGGCGTGACGACGTCCACGCTGATCAACACCCACGGCACGATGGCCGGAGGCACGTTGAAGAAGGGCGCGGACGCGGGTACGAAGTCGATCTCGTACCTCAACTTCGAAGCACTCGACGCCGCGGTCCCGGCCGCGGAAGCACTCTGCGCCGGCTGATCTCCAGCAATACGCACGCAGCCCCGGCCCGTTGTCCACGAGCCGGGGCTTTCGTGGCTCAGAACAGAGGGCGAAGACTGGCAGAGCGACGTCCCGGCCGTGGTCGTGTCGGCGCGTGAAGCGGCCGAGATGGCATCGCGGGCGGAGTGTTGGGGAGAACGGCGGAGACGGGCGGCGTGGGTGGGTGGTCTTACGGGGTGAAGCGGGCAAGGACCATGTCCCAGCCGCGGTCGTAGCCCTTACGCGCGCGAGGTCCGTCGGGGCGGCGTTCCCAGCCGGTGTGGGTGAGCTCGACCTCGGTGCCATCGTCGACCTTGGAGAAGCGGACGGTGACCTGGGTCGCCTGGGTCGGATCGCTGCCGGGGTGCCAGGTGAAGCTGACCAGCGACGGCGGGTCCCAATCGGAGACGGTGCCCCAAGTGGCGATCGGACCGTCCTCGCCGTACTCGACGATCTTGCCGCCGACGGCGCCCTCGAACCGCACCTCGCGGGCCGCTTCGGCACCGACCGAGTGCGTGTCGAGCGGCCACCACACGGACATCTCGTCGGTGAATGCCCGAAAGGCCCAATCCGGCGCCGCCGCGACGACTACGGTCTTCACGAGCGGCGCGAGCTGCTGGTTGACGGTCATGGCTGCTCTCCTTCACGAACCCGGCCGGTTTCCGGCCCGGGGGAGGTGCGGCGGACGTGGTCGGCGAACGCGTCCAGGGCGTCGGTCCAGAACTGGTCGAGCCACAACCGCAGACTCTCCAGACCGTCCTGGTCGACGCGGTAGATGTTGCGGGTGCCCTGCGGTTCGTGGTCCACCAGGCCCGCGGCGCCGAGCACCTTCAGGTGTTGCGA
Encoded here:
- a CDS encoding SRPBCC domain-containing protein, with amino-acid sequence MTVNQQLAPLVKTVVVAAAPDWAFRAFTDEMSVWWPLDTHSVGAEAAREVRFEGAVGGKIVEYGEDGPIATWGTVSDWDPPSLVSFTWHPGSDPTQATQVTVRFSKVDDGTEVELTHTGWERRPDGPRARKGYDRGWDMVLARFTP
- a CDS encoding ArsR/SmtB family transcription factor encodes the protein MATYEAVLDALGDPTRRAILETLRRGPRSVTDLTEYVAVSRPAISQHLKVLGAAGLVDHEPQGTRNIYRVDQDGLESLRLWLDQFWTDALDAFADHVRRTSPGPETGRVREGEQP